A stretch of the Perca fluviatilis chromosome 17, GENO_Pfluv_1.0, whole genome shotgun sequence genome encodes the following:
- the wdr45 gene encoding WD repeat domain phosphoinositide-interacting protein 4, which translates to MAQQRGVNSLQFNQDQSCFCCAMETGVRIYNVEPLMEKGHLDHEQIGSVASCSMLHRSNLLALVGGGVNPKFSEISVLVWDDARDSREAKDKLVLEFTFTKPVLAVRMRHDKIIIVLKNRIYVYSFPDNPVKLFEFDTRDNPKGLCDLCPSLEKQLLVFPGHKCGSLQLVDLSNTKPGTSSAPFTINAHQSEIACVALNQPGSVAASASRKGTLIRLFDTTTRDKLVELRRGTDPATLYCINFSHDSSFLCASSDKGTVHIFALKDTKLNRRSALARVGKVGPVIGQYVDSQWSLASFTVPAECACICAFGKNTSKNVNSVIAICVDGTFHKYVFTPDGNCNREAFDVYLDICDDDDF; encoded by the exons GCTGTTTCTGCTGTGCTATGGAGACAGGCGTCAGGATTTACAACGTGGAGCCCCTGATGGAGAAAGGCCACCTGG ACCATGAGCAGATTGGCAGCGTGGCCTCGTGCTCCATGTTACATCGATCCAACCTGCTAGCCTTAGTTGGAGGAGGAGTCAACCCCAAATTCTCAGAAATATCCG TGCTGGTCTGGGATGACGCCCGCGACTCTCGAGAAGCCAAAGACAAGCTGGTTCTGGAGTTCACCTTCACCAAACCGGTTCTAGCTGTCCGCATGAGGCACGACAA gatCATCATCGTGTTAAAGAACAGGATCTACGTGTACAGTTTTCCAGATAACCCTGTTAAACTTTTTGAGTTTGACACCAGAGATAACCCCAAAG GTCTGTGTGATCTGTGTCCCAGTCTGGAGAAACAGCTGCTGGTCTTTCCGGGTCACAAATGTGGCAGCCTGCAGCTAGTT GACTTGTCCAACACCAAGCCCGGGACATCGTCTGCTCCGTTCACCATCAACGCCCACCAGAGCGAGATCGCCTGCGTGGCGCTGAACCAGCCTGGCAGCGTGGCGGCGTCCGCCTCTCGCAAAGGAACGCTCATCCGCCTGTTTGACACCACGACCAGAGACAAGCTGGTGGAGCTGCGTAGAGGGACCGACCCGGCCACGCTCTACTG caTTAACTTCAGCCACGACTCGTCGTTCCTGTGTGCCTCCAGCGATAAAGGCACAGTTCACATCTTTGCGCTCAAAGACACCAAACTCAACCGCCGCTCTGC gCTTGCCCGCGTTGGGAAGGTGGGCCCTGTGATTGGTCAGTACGTGGACAGCCAGTGGTCGCTGGCCAGCTTCACCGTGCCGGCAGAGTGCGCCTGTATCTGCGCTTTTGGAAAGAACACGTCCAAGAACGTCAACTCGGTCATCG CCATATGTGTGGACGGGACCTTCCATAAGTACGTGTTCACCCCGGATGGAAACTGCAACCGGGAAGCCTTCGACGTTTATCTGGATATCTGTGATGACGACGACTTCTGA